In Maniola jurtina chromosome 2, ilManJurt1.1, whole genome shotgun sequence, the following proteins share a genomic window:
- the LOC123874051 gene encoding uncharacterized protein LOC123874051 has protein sequence MRSPTPDAMSELAAARGPLFPPLVVAIYIACIAGAAALANCALLAALLKRSRNGLSSIIIQLAVADIILIGTSIGPEIWSYNARTWIFGRNCCIAYRGLCIFASTASLYLIATVALHTLATAKLEEKAGTLNNKRSERDDDDEMRSSRHSLVASSDTSTPLRTMNVDYRLADTRVPVAPPTAFVWVLSASLSIPEFTLATTVRHDQDFIACTLVDTSHRVNMHSMVAFFNFFLPALILISACVLILCKFKSKKTVKLEGSDTIPALKLSLWLILVYGIFCIPRSLFYVYGLYSADTKSDSEYASDNSLLIKLILSAMFLAATLLRPILCISLLPGLLKMFSFGFRNIDEV, from the exons ATGCGTTCCCCGACGCCCGACGCCATGTCGGAGCTCGCAGCCGCGCGCGGCCCGCTGTTCCCGCCACTCGTTGTCGCGATTTATATTGCCTGCATCGCCGGCGCCGCGGCGCTCGCCAACTGCGCTCTCCTGGCTGCCCTACTCAAGCGATCAAGAAACG GGTTGTCCTCAATCATCATTCAGCTAGCAGTCGCAGACATCATTCTAATAGGAACCTCCATCGGGCCCGAAATATGGTCTTACAACGCAAGAACATGGATCTTCGGAAGAAACTGCTGCATAGCATACCGTGGACTCTGTATATTCGCGTCGACGGCATCTCTGTACTTAATCGCTACAGTTGCACTGCATACTCTAGCCACCGCTAAATTGGAGGAAAAAGCGGGAACACTCAATAATAAACGAAGCGAGCGCGACGATGACGACGAAATGAGATCTTCACGACACAGTCTTGTCGCTAGCAGTGATACTTCTACGCCTCTGCGTACGATGAATGTAGATTATCGTCTCGCAGACACGAGGGTGCCAGTAGCTCCACCAACTGCATTCGTATGGGTGCTGTCTGCATCCTTAAGTATACCAGAATTTACATTGGCTACTACAGTCCGTCATGATCAAGACTTCATCGCCTGTACTTTAGTCGATACTAGTCATAGAGTTAACATGCATTCCATGGTcgcttttttcaatttttttctgcCAGCTCTGATACTAATCAGTGCCTGTGttcttatattatgtaaattcaaATCAAAGAAGACAGTAAAATTAGAGGGAAGCGATACTATTCCAGCATTGAAATTATCCTTATGGTTGATTTTAGTGTACGGTATTTTTTGCATTCCACGTTCGCTTTTTTACGTTTATGGGTTATATTCGGCAGACACTAAAAGCGATTCGGAATACGCGAGTGATAATTctctattaataaaattaatattgagtGCTATGTTCCTCGCAGCGACCTTACTGCGTCCTATATTGTGCATAAGTCTACTACCAGGATTActgaaaatgttttcatttgGATTTAGAAACATCGATGAAGtgtaa